ACATACTTTCAAACAACAATGAGACAATTCAATACTACAGAATCTCATAGGAATAATATAATGGATTTTGCTTTATTtaaaaaatcttaaatattaaaagtaCACGAGAGGTACGTGTATTACTTATATATGTCTTGAACTTCTTTTACCTTAAAACTATTTTAAAGATCTTAAAATAATTATTGGTATtttcattttttatatataaggataagatttatttatttgtttaccGAGTggaaaaagcaaaaagaaaaaacagAGAAAATAACGAAATTGATCTTCTTATTGATTTGTGCACAAAGTACACCGAGGTATTACAAGAAAACAACTTGCAATAACTAATAGGAAATGAATAAAACGAGGACATCCTCAATACAACAATAAATTACGAAAAAACAAACTCTATCTATGAAGAATCAAAGTTATTGTAGCCTTGTCCACGTGAATGCACTAGAGAACAATGTGCAATAAGAATCAATCCTTCAACTGAAAAATTGAAtatcttattccataaattaattGCTTTGTGCCATTGATgtttgaatcttttgctcaagAAGCCAGCATTTATTTTGTCCTTCAAATTAAAATCTGAAAACAAACAATGAAATATAAGATTAGAACTTAattcaaagaaaagaaaaatcaaaagttgATTTCATATGGAAAAGAAATATTCAATTTAAACGGCTACTCACTTGATTGATTATGGAGAATGGCTGAGCTCCTAGAAATATTTAGTAGTGGATTGGAGGTGGCGGAGAAGCATAAATGTATACTGGCGGAGGTGGTGATTTCACGGGTGGAGGAGGTGAGCTGTAGTAATAGGGAGGAGGAGGAGACTTTACTGGTGGAGGTGGAGAGTGGTAATAGTATGGAGGTGGAGGAGAAGACGACGGTGGAGGAAGGGACTTGTAGTAATAGGGTGGTGGCGGTGATGGAGATGGCGGTGGTGGAGACTTGTAATAATAGGGTGATGGCGGTGATGGCGATGGAGGTGGTAGTGATTTATAGTAATAGGGTGGTGGAGGAGATGGTGATGGTGGTGGAGGAGACTTGTAGTAATAGGTCGGGGGTGGTGATGGAGATGGTGGAGGAGGAGACTTATAGTAATAAGGTGGGGGTGGTGATGGGGAAGGTGGTGGTGGTGACTTATAGTAGTACGGTGGTGGGGGTGATGGTGATGGGGGTGGTGGCGACTTGTAGTAATATGGAGGAGGAGGAGAATGTGATGGCGGTGGAGGAGATTTATAATAGTAAGGAGGTGGAGGTGATGGCGATGGGGGTGGTGGTGATTTATAATAGTATACATGTGCAGGTTTTGGTGATGGTGGAGGTGGAGACTTGTAATAATAAGGTGGGGGTGGTGATGGGGATGGCGGTGGTGGTGACTTATAGTAGTATGGTGGTGGAGGTGATGGTGATGGGGGTGGTGGCGACTTGTAGTAAtatggaggaggaggagaaggtgATGGTGGTGGAGGGGATTTATAATAGTAAGGAGGTGAAGGCGATGAAGATGGAGGTGGTGGTGATTTATAATAGTATACAGGGACATGTTTTGGTGATGGTGGAGGTGGAGACTTGTAGTAATAAGGAGATGGTGGAGACTTAGTTGGTGGCGGCGAAGATTTGTAAACGTATGTCGGAGTTGGGGGAGGTGGTGACTTGTAAACATATGTTGGTGATGGAGGAGGTGGTGACTTGTAAATATAAGTCGGCGATGGAGGTGGAGGAGATTTGTAGTAGTATGGAATAGGCGTAGGCATAGGTTTTGTGCATTTGGCATAAGGTGTCTTAGAGCCATAAGCAAATGGTTTTGCATAAAGTACAACTTCATAATGGTTCTTTGACTTCACTTTAAGGTTAGCACCCTTTACTCCCCAATGAAGATTTGTAGGAATGTCACAATTTGAATCCTTTGGAGCACTGTGTAGTTTAGCCTTGCAAgcctttgctccatatttggcaTATTCAAATCCTTTAACAGTAATACTGAATTTGCCGTTGATCTTTGTGGTACCATAACTCACAATTTTCTTGTCACCAGTCTTACAAGTTACCTTAACAATGGCACCTAATTCAtgtaaaaaaaaagaataatatattaataaacACTAAAATAATTAAGCATCTAACATATATTTCCCGACCTTAGaaccaaaatttatttttcataataTAAAACTAACTCTTCGATCACATGATAAAAACTAATTTTTTCTAACTTTACTTAATTATTCTTATTCCTTTTTATTAATAAAGCAACAAAAAGGAAAATATATAGttaaataaatttttgatgaTAAGTTAAAAGTAAATAAAGAGAGTGGGCATGGTATAAAAACGGTACCTGTTAGGTGTTTCTTGTCATGAGACTTTTCTGGGTATTTTAAATTATAGCATCTAAAACAGTAGACTTTTCCGACAACCTTGACCACCAAATGATGATGTGGAGGATAGTAATGAGTAGGTGGTGGCGGTGAAGTGTAATAGTATGATGGGGGAGAAGACTTCTTTGGTGGTGGTGGGGAGGTGTAGTAGTATGGAGTTGGAGGTGACTTTACTGGTGGTGGTGAGGAAGAGTAGTGGTATGGTGGCGGTGGTGATTTCTTTGGTGGTGGTGGAGAAGAGTAGTAATATGGTGGAGGAGGTGATTTCTTGGGTGGTGGTGGTGAGGAATAGTAATATGGTGGAGGAGGAGACTTAACTGGTGGCGGTGGGGAACTATAGTGATATGGGGGAGGAGGTGATTTCTTGGGTGGTGGTGGTGAGGAATAGTAATATGGTGGAGGAGGAGACTTAACTGGTGGTGGTGGGGAAGTATAGTGATATGGTGGCGGGGGTGATTTCTTTGGTGGTGGCGGTGAGGAATAATAATATGGTGGAAGAGGAGACTTTACTGGTGGTGGTGGAGAACTGTAATAGTATGGGGGAGGAGGTGACTTAGCAGGTGGTGGTGGAGACTTATAGTAGTATggtgatggtggtggtggtgatgGAGGAGGCGGAGACTTGTAATAGTAAGGTGGCGGAGGTGAAGGTGAAGGAGTTGGTGGAGATTTATAGTAGTATGGTGGAGGAGGTAAAGGAGAAGGTGGTGGTGGAGACTTAAAATAGTAAGGTGGAGGTGGTGATGGCAAGGGTGGTGGCGGAGATTTATAATAATATGGTGGTGAAGGTGATGGTGAAGGTGGAGGTGGCGACTTATAATAATATAGAGGTGGTGACGAAGGTGATGGTGGAGGAGGAGATTTGTACACATACGGGGGCGGGGGAGATGGCGAAGGAGGAGGTGGTGATTTATACACATAAGGCAGTGGGGGTGAAGGTGATGGAGGTGGAGGAGACTTATACACATATG
The DNA window shown above is from Nicotiana tomentosiformis chromosome 8, ASM39032v3, whole genome shotgun sequence and carries:
- the LOC104096933 gene encoding extensin-2-like, which produces MSRFHGGGPAKGRRYLPQILVALAILAVANVVSADPYIYSSPPPPVYEYKSPPPPSSSLPPPYVYKSPPPPSPSPPPPYVYKSPPPPSPSPPPPYVYKSPPPPSPSPPLPYVYKSPPPPSPSPPPPYVYKSPPPPSPSSPPLYYYKSPPPPSPSPSPPYYYKSPPPPLPSPPPPYYFKSPPPPSPLPPPPYYYKSPPTPSPSPPPPYYYKSPPPPSPPPPSPYYYKSPPPPAKSPPPPYYYSSPPPPVKSPLPPYYYSSPPPPKKSPPPPYHYTSPPPPVKSPPPPYYYSSPPPPKKSPPPPYHYSSPPPPVKSPPPPYYYSSPPPPKKSPPPPYYYSSPPPPKKSPPPPYHYSSSPPPVKSPPTPYYYTSPPPPKKSSPPSYYYTSPPPPTHYYPPHHHLVVKVVGKVYCFRCYNLKYPEKSHDKKHLTGAIVKVTCKTGDKKIVSYGTTKINGKFSITVKGFEYAKYGAKACKAKLHSAPKDSNCDIPTNLHWGVKGANLKVKSKNHYEVVLYAKPFAYGSKTPYAKCTKPMPTPIPYYYKSPPPPSPTYIYKSPPPPSPTYVYKSPPPPTPTYVYKSSPPPTKSPPSPYYYKSPPPPSPKHVPVYYYKSPPPPSSSPSPPYYYKSPPPPSPSPPPPYYYKSPPPPSPSPPPPYYYKSPPPPSPSPPPPYYYKSPPPPSPKPAHVYYYKSPPPPSPSPPPPYYYKSPPPPSHSPPPPYYYKSPPPPSPSPPPPYYYKSPPPPSPSPPPPYYYKSPPPPSPSPPPTYYYKSPPPPSPSPPPPYYYKSLPPPSPSPPSPYYYKSPPPPSPSPPPPYYYKSLPPPSSSPPPPYYYHSPPPPVKSPPPPYYYSSPPPPVKSPPPPVYIYASPPPPIHY